In Chloroflexota bacterium, the sequence CACTTCGTTCAGGCGCGCCCTGCCGGGGCAAAACGGGTAGCTCTGAAAGAGCCTTTTTGAGGAGGTCTGAGAGTCATGCCCAAGACCACGCGCGGCGGAAAAGCGAAGAAGTCGGAGATTCCGGACACCGTCAAGCGCTCACCCGCCAAAGCCCAACGGACCTTCGCCAAGGCCCACGACCAGGCGGCGGAGCAATACGGTGAGGGTGAGCGCGCTCACCGCGTCGCCTACGCGGCGGTCAAGCACAGCTTCGAAAAGGTCGGCGACCGCTGGGAGCCCAAAAAGCGCAGAGGTCCCTCAGACCCGCGGTCCAAGAACCCCCGCGCCCGCGAGAACAAAGGCAAGGCTTATGGCGGTGTCGATTTCGAGGGGCACAGCAAGCAAAAGCTCTACGAGCGCGCCGCCAAACTCGACATCAGCGGCCGCTCAAGGATGACCAAGGGAGAGCTGGCCGAGGCGATCGCCGGCCGTCAGTAGGTTGGATCCCGGCGCCCGGCGCCGTGGGCGTCGGGCAGGGATCACCCGCGGTCTCACCGCAGCGTGTCCCGAAGCGCCTCCAGCGCGCTGTACTTCGGCCGCCATCGCAGCTGCACCCGCGCCTTGGTCGTATCCATGATCGCGGGGTGGCTGAGCGCCTCCACCCAATCCGTGGCTGGAGGCAGCAGAGGAACCCGGGGCACGGCGGCGGCGGCGCGGGCGGCCCTGTGGAACACCTGAGCGGGCACCGGCACAGGCGTGAAACCGAGCTCGCGAACCAGATCAGTCCCATAAAGGACGCCGTCGCCGGCGATGTTGTAGGCCCCCGGCGGCCCCTCACCGAGCACGCACTTAAGCAACGCCTGGCCGACATCATCCTGATGGATGAACTGCACCGGTGCTTTGGGAGCCGGAACCGGTAAGCGAAGACGGCCGGCGGCGGCCAGTAGCCTGCGGCCCGCCCGCTCGAGCGGGCGCGGGAGAAACTCCTTGGCGCCCGCCGCATGCGGCCCGAGCACGATCGGCGGACGGACCATGTAAAGCGCCGGACCATGATTTGCGCGCGCCTCGCGCCACAGGATCTCCTCGAGCTCCGCCTTCTCGCGGGCGTAGAAGAGCCGGTCGGCGGGCCGGA encodes:
- a CDS encoding NAD-dependent epimerase/dehydratase family protein; the protein is PFDPREHGWIKMEYRQGDVRDAAALRAGFEGADVVVHLAFMITGNAPAKTIREINVTGTLNAFRAAGDAGAQRFIYASSVAAYGFHADNPVGMREDWPVRPADRLFYAREKAELEEILWREARANHGPALYMVRPPIVLGPHAAGAKEFLPRPLERAGRRLLAAAGRLRLPVPAPKAPVQFIHQDDVGQALLKCVLGEGPPGAYNIAGDGVLYGTDLVRELGFTPVPVPAQVFHRAARAAAAVPRVPLLPPATDWVEALSHPAIMDTTKARVQLRWRPKYSALEALRDTLR
- a CDS encoding ChaB family protein, producing the protein MPKTTRGGKAKKSEIPDTVKRSPAKAQRTFAKAHDQAAEQYGEGERAHRVAYAAVKHSFEKVGDRWEPKKRRGPSDPRSKNPRARENKGKAYGGVDFEGHSKQKLYERAAKLDISGRSRMTKGELAEAIAGRQ